From Armatimonadota bacterium, the proteins below share one genomic window:
- a CDS encoding P-II family nitrogen regulator, with product MKKIEAIIRPECVERVRRALEELSYPGLTLSEVKGHGKQKGLRQQWRGKEYVVELPPKVKLEIAASEEDVPGLVRAIVANARTGEAGDGKVFVIPLDDAVRVRTGEGGGDAV from the coding sequence ATGAAGAAGATTGAGGCGATCATCCGCCCGGAGTGCGTCGAGCGCGTGCGGCGGGCATTGGAGGAATTGAGCTATCCCGGGCTCACCCTGAGCGAGGTAAAGGGCCACGGCAAGCAGAAAGGACTACGCCAGCAGTGGCGCGGCAAGGAGTACGTGGTCGAGCTGCCGCCCAAGGTCAAGCTCGAGATTGCAGCCTCGGAGGAAGATGTGCCGGGCCTGGTGCGGGCGATTGTAGCCAACGCTCGCACCGGCGAGGCGGGCGACGGGAAGGTATTCGTCATTCCCCTGGATGACGCCGTGCGCGTGCGCACCGGTGAGGGCGGGGGTGACGCGGTGTAG